From one Streptomyces sp. NBC_01478 genomic stretch:
- a CDS encoding aldehyde dehydrogenase family protein — protein MATTLSPSLTVHPPTLKAGTSWSDAWRRCLAVAPEAFQDDRVLNLWNAAWQRDGRALPATTPVDGSPIAGPPRLDRSTAHQAVRASLDQHRAWRHVPLDERRARVAATLDALTEHRELLALLLVWEIGKPWRLAQADVDRSIDGVRWYVDGIEPMLARRTPLDGPVSNIASWNYPMSVLVHAMLVQALAGNAVIAKTPTDGGVACLTLAAALAAREGIPVTLVSGSGGELSEALVRAPEIGCVSFVGGRDTGAAVATAVADLGKRHILEQEGLNTWGIWNHTDWDTLTAVIPKLFDYGKQRCTAYPRFVVQRELFDEFLAAYLPAVRTLRVGHPLAVRHAQDPYPELDFGPVINAAKAKELHDQVAEAIDRGAVPLHRGKLPEADFLPGQDTSAYVRPVTLLNPPPSSPLHHAEPFGPVDTIVLVDTEAELLAAMNASNGALVATLSTDDRATYDRLAPQIRAFKVGHGTPRSRGDRDELFGGFGASWRGAFVGGELLVRAVTHGPVGERLPGNFPEYQLMP, from the coding sequence ATGGCAACAACCCTCAGCCCCAGCCTCACTGTTCATCCCCCGACCCTCAAAGCGGGCACGTCCTGGAGTGACGCCTGGCGGCGTTGTCTCGCCGTCGCGCCCGAGGCCTTCCAGGACGACCGTGTCCTCAACCTCTGGAACGCGGCCTGGCAGCGGGACGGCCGGGCCCTGCCCGCCACCACCCCCGTCGACGGCAGCCCCATCGCCGGTCCGCCCCGCCTGGACCGGTCCACGGCCCACCAGGCCGTACGTGCCTCCCTCGACCAGCACCGCGCCTGGCGCCACGTCCCGCTCGACGAACGGCGGGCCCGGGTCGCCGCCACACTGGATGCCCTGACCGAACACCGCGAACTCCTCGCGCTGCTGCTGGTCTGGGAGATCGGCAAGCCCTGGCGGCTCGCGCAGGCGGACGTGGACCGGTCCATCGACGGCGTTCGCTGGTACGTCGACGGCATCGAGCCGATGCTCGCCCGCCGCACCCCGCTCGACGGTCCGGTGTCCAACATCGCGAGCTGGAACTACCCGATGAGCGTGCTCGTCCACGCCATGCTCGTCCAAGCGCTGGCGGGCAACGCGGTCATCGCCAAGACCCCGACCGACGGCGGCGTCGCCTGTCTCACCCTTGCCGCCGCGCTGGCCGCGCGCGAGGGGATCCCCGTCACCCTCGTCAGCGGCAGCGGAGGCGAGTTGTCGGAGGCGCTGGTCCGCGCGCCCGAGATCGGCTGCGTCTCCTTCGTCGGCGGCCGCGACACCGGGGCCGCCGTGGCCACGGCCGTAGCCGACCTGGGCAAGCGGCACATACTCGAACAGGAAGGACTCAACACCTGGGGCATCTGGAACCACACGGACTGGGACACGCTCACCGCCGTCATCCCCAAGCTCTTCGACTACGGCAAGCAGCGCTGCACGGCGTATCCGCGCTTCGTCGTCCAGCGCGAGCTGTTCGACGAGTTCCTCGCCGCCTATCTCCCCGCTGTCCGAACTCTCCGCGTCGGCCACCCTCTTGCGGTGCGGCATGCCCAAGACCCGTACCCGGAACTGGACTTCGGGCCGGTGATCAACGCGGCCAAGGCCAAGGAGCTCCACGACCAGGTGGCCGAGGCGATCGACCGCGGTGCCGTACCCCTGCACCGCGGCAAGCTGCCCGAGGCCGACTTCCTTCCTGGGCAGGACACTTCGGCGTACGTCCGTCCCGTCACGCTTCTCAACCCGCCACCGTCGTCCCCGCTGCACCACGCGGAACCGTTCGGCCCGGTCGACACCATCGTCCTGGTCGACACGGAGGCGGAACTGCTGGCCGCGATGAACGCGTCCAACGGCGCGCTGGTCGCCACCCTGTCCACCGACGACCGGGCGACCTACGACCGACTCGCCCCGCAGATCCGCGCGTTCAAGGTCGGCCACGGCACGCCACGCTCCCGCGGCGACCGCGACGAACTGTTCGGCGGGTTCGGCGCGTCCTGGCGCGGTGCCTTCGTCGGCGGCGAACTCCTCGTCCGCGCGGTGACGCACGGGCCGGTGGGGGAGCGGCTGCCCGGCAACTTCCCGGAGTATCAACTCATGCCGTGA
- a CDS encoding thiamine pyrophosphate-binding protein codes for MPDDTQDVISGGHLVAKALKAEGVDRIYTLCGGHIIDIYDGCVDEGIEVVDVRHEQVAAHAADGYARITGRPGCAVVTAGPGTTDAVTGVANAFRAESPMLLIGGQGALTQHKMGSLQDLPHVDMMTPITKFAATVPDTARAADMVSMAFRECYHGAPGPSFLEIPRDVLDAKVPVGKARVPQPGAYRASTRSAGDPEAVEKLADLLVHAEKPAILLGSQVWTTRGTRAAIDLVRTLNIPAYMNGAGRGTLPPGDPHHFQLSRRYAFSHADVIVIVGTPFDFRMGYGKRLSPDATVVQIDLDYRTVGKNRDIDLGIVGDAGLVLKSVTDAASGRINGGASRRKEWLDELRAAEQAAIEKRLPSLKSDASPIHPYRLVSEINDFLTEDSIYIGDGGDIVTFSGQVVQPKSPGHWMDPGPLGTLGVGVPFVLAAKQARPDKEVVALFGDGAFSLTGWDFETLVRYDLPFVGIVGNNSSMNQIRYGQAAKYGPERERVGNTLGDVHYDKFAQMLGGHGEEVRDPADIGPALQRARESGKPSLINVWVDPDAYAPGTMNQTMYK; via the coding sequence ATGCCCGACGACACCCAGGACGTGATTTCCGGTGGTCATCTCGTCGCCAAAGCCCTGAAGGCCGAGGGGGTCGACCGCATCTACACCCTGTGCGGCGGCCACATCATCGACATCTACGACGGCTGCGTCGACGAGGGCATAGAAGTCGTCGACGTACGCCACGAACAGGTGGCAGCCCACGCGGCGGACGGCTACGCCCGCATCACCGGCAGGCCCGGGTGCGCGGTCGTCACCGCGGGCCCCGGCACGACCGACGCCGTCACCGGTGTCGCCAACGCCTTCCGCGCGGAGTCCCCGATGCTGCTCATCGGCGGCCAAGGGGCCCTCACCCAGCACAAGATGGGGTCCCTTCAGGACCTGCCGCACGTCGACATGATGACGCCGATCACCAAGTTCGCGGCGACCGTGCCGGACACGGCGCGCGCCGCCGACATGGTGTCGATGGCGTTCCGCGAGTGCTACCACGGCGCACCCGGCCCCTCCTTCCTGGAGATCCCGCGCGACGTCCTCGACGCGAAAGTGCCGGTGGGCAAGGCGCGGGTGCCGCAGCCCGGCGCCTACCGCGCCTCGACCCGCTCCGCCGGCGACCCCGAGGCCGTCGAGAAGCTCGCCGACCTGCTCGTCCACGCCGAGAAGCCGGCGATCCTGTTGGGCAGCCAGGTGTGGACAACTCGCGGCACCCGGGCAGCCATTGACCTCGTCCGCACCCTCAACATCCCCGCGTACATGAACGGCGCGGGGCGTGGCACCCTCCCGCCCGGCGACCCGCACCACTTCCAACTCTCGCGCCGGTACGCCTTCTCCCACGCCGACGTCATCGTCATCGTCGGCACGCCCTTCGACTTCCGCATGGGCTACGGCAAGCGGCTCTCCCCGGACGCGACCGTCGTGCAGATCGACCTCGACTACCGCACCGTCGGCAAGAACCGCGACATCGACCTCGGCATCGTCGGCGACGCGGGGCTCGTACTGAAGTCGGTCACCGACGCCGCCTCTGGACGCATCAACGGCGGTGCGTCCCGGCGCAAGGAGTGGCTCGACGAGCTGCGGGCCGCCGAACAGGCCGCGATCGAGAAGCGGTTGCCGAGCCTGAAGTCGGACGCCTCACCGATCCACCCGTACCGCCTGGTCAGCGAGATCAACGACTTCCTCACCGAGGACTCCATCTACATCGGCGACGGCGGCGACATCGTCACCTTCTCCGGACAGGTCGTGCAGCCCAAGTCCCCCGGCCACTGGATGGATCCGGGCCCGCTCGGCACCCTCGGCGTCGGCGTCCCCTTCGTCCTCGCGGCGAAGCAGGCGCGGCCGGACAAGGAGGTCGTCGCGCTGTTCGGCGACGGCGCGTTCTCCCTCACCGGCTGGGACTTCGAGACCCTCGTCCGTTACGACCTCCCGTTCGTCGGCATCGTCGGCAACAACTCCTCGATGAACCAGATCCGTTACGGCCAGGCCGCCAAGTACGGCCCGGAGCGCGAGCGGGTCGGCAACACCCTCGGCGACGTCCACTACGACAAGTTCGCCCAGATGCTGGGCGGTCACGGCGAGGAGGTCCGCGACCCCGCCGACATCGGCCCCGCGCTGCAACGCGCCCGCGAGTCGGGCAAACCGTCGCTGATCAACGTCTGGGTCGACCCGGACGCGTACGCCCCCGGAACCATGAACCAGACGATGTACAAGTGA
- the sucC gene encoding ADP-forming succinate--CoA ligase subunit beta, protein MDLYEHQARELFEEHGILVPRAEVTASSKEARAIARRLGGRVVVKAQVKTGGRGKAGGVKFAADPAAAELTARRILGMDIKGHTVGAVMLAQPVDIESEFYVSYVLDRAAGRFLAIASAEGGTEIEDIAARRPDAVARIHIDPAEGVTSAKASEIAAAAGLPSQTVDVLVRLWEVLVREDAVLVEVNPLVRTRQGQILALDGKVTLDDNARFRQARWGVEGAAHDDPLEAAAAAKGLNYVKLDGEVGIIGNGAGLVMSTLDVVAGCGARPANFLDIGGGASAQIMADGLSVILSDPAVKSVFVNVFGGITACDAVADGIVRALESVELTKPLVVRLDGNNAARGRAVLDGYAHPLVQQATTMDGAARRAADLADAR, encoded by the coding sequence ATGGACCTGTACGAGCACCAGGCAAGGGAACTCTTCGAGGAACACGGCATCTTGGTGCCCCGGGCCGAGGTCACCGCCTCGTCCAAGGAGGCACGTGCGATCGCTCGCCGGCTGGGCGGACGGGTCGTGGTGAAGGCGCAGGTCAAGACCGGTGGACGCGGCAAGGCGGGGGGAGTGAAGTTCGCCGCGGACCCGGCCGCCGCCGAGCTGACGGCACGCCGGATCCTCGGCATGGACATCAAGGGCCACACGGTCGGCGCGGTGATGCTGGCCCAACCCGTCGACATCGAGAGCGAGTTCTACGTCTCCTACGTCCTCGACCGGGCGGCGGGCCGCTTCCTCGCGATCGCGTCCGCGGAGGGCGGTACGGAGATCGAGGACATCGCCGCCCGTCGACCGGATGCGGTCGCCCGTATACACATCGACCCGGCGGAGGGAGTCACCTCGGCCAAGGCAAGCGAGATCGCCGCAGCGGCCGGACTGCCGTCGCAGACCGTCGACGTCCTCGTACGACTGTGGGAGGTGCTGGTCCGCGAGGACGCCGTCCTCGTCGAGGTCAACCCGCTGGTGCGCACCCGGCAGGGGCAGATCCTCGCCCTCGACGGCAAGGTCACCCTGGACGACAACGCCCGCTTCCGACAGGCCCGTTGGGGCGTCGAGGGTGCGGCACACGACGATCCGCTGGAGGCCGCGGCCGCCGCGAAGGGGCTCAACTACGTCAAGCTCGACGGCGAGGTGGGCATCATCGGCAACGGCGCCGGGCTGGTCATGTCGACGTTGGACGTGGTCGCCGGCTGCGGTGCCCGTCCCGCGAACTTCCTCGACATCGGCGGCGGGGCATCCGCCCAGATCATGGCCGACGGGCTGTCCGTCATCCTCTCCGACCCGGCCGTGAAGTCGGTGTTCGTCAACGTCTTCGGCGGGATCACCGCATGCGACGCGGTGGCCGACGGCATCGTACGGGCCCTGGAATCAGTGGAGTTGACCAAGCCGCTGGTCGTCCGGCTCGACGGCAACAACGCGGCCCGCGGCCGGGCCGTCCTCGACGGGTACGCGCATCCTCTGGTCCAGCAGGCCACCACCATGGACGGTGCCGCCCGCCGCGCCGCCGACCTCGCCGACGCACGCTAA
- the sucD gene encoding succinate--CoA ligase subunit alpha: MAIYLTKESKVLVQGMTGGEGMRHTRRMLAAGTDVVGGVNPRKAGRTVDFDDRAVPVFGSVADGMRSTGADVTVVFVPPAFAKAAVIEAADAGIGLAVVITEGIPVHDSVAFTAHARAQGTRIIGPNCPGLITPGQADAGIIPADITKPGRIGLVSKSGTLTYQLMYELRDIGFSTCVGIGGDPVVGTSHIDCLAAFQDDPDTELVVLIGEIGGDAEERAAAYIRDHVTKPVVGYIAGFTAPEGRTMGHAGAIVSGSSGTASAKKEALEAVGVRVGRTPSETARLVLDRLEAACDATHG; this comes from the coding sequence ATGGCGATCTACCTCACCAAGGAGAGCAAGGTCCTCGTCCAGGGCATGACCGGCGGCGAGGGCATGCGGCACACCCGCCGGATGCTCGCGGCCGGCACGGACGTCGTCGGCGGCGTCAACCCGCGCAAGGCGGGCCGCACCGTCGATTTCGACGACCGGGCCGTCCCCGTCTTCGGGTCGGTCGCCGACGGTATGCGGTCGACGGGAGCCGATGTCACCGTCGTGTTCGTGCCGCCCGCCTTCGCCAAGGCGGCCGTGATCGAGGCCGCCGACGCGGGCATCGGCCTCGCCGTCGTCATCACCGAAGGCATCCCCGTCCACGACTCGGTCGCCTTCACCGCCCACGCCCGCGCGCAGGGCACCCGGATCATCGGCCCGAACTGCCCCGGCCTGATCACTCCCGGACAGGCCGACGCGGGCATCATCCCCGCGGACATCACCAAGCCGGGCCGTATCGGCCTGGTCTCCAAGTCCGGCACGCTCACCTATCAACTCATGTACGAACTACGGGACATCGGCTTCTCGACCTGCGTCGGCATCGGCGGGGACCCCGTCGTCGGCACGAGCCACATCGACTGCCTCGCCGCGTTCCAGGACGACCCCGACACCGAACTCGTCGTCCTCATCGGGGAGATCGGCGGCGACGCGGAGGAACGGGCTGCCGCGTACATCCGCGACCACGTCACCAAACCCGTTGTCGGCTACATCGCCGGCTTCACCGCGCCCGAGGGCAGGACCATGGGTCACGCGGGCGCCATCGTGTCCGGCTCCTCCGGTACGGCGTCGGCCAAGAAGGAAGCGCTGGAGGCCGTAGGAGTCAGGGTCGGACGCACGCCGTCCGAGACCGCCCGACTGGTGCTGGACCGCCTGGAGGCGGCGTGTGATGCCACTCATGGCTGA